TACAAGGTGCCGCCGAACTACGACTCGATGATCGGCAAGCTGATCGTGCACGGCCCCGACCGCGACACCGCGATCGCGCGCATGCGCGTGGCGCTGAGCGAGATGGTGGTGGACGGGATCAAGACCAACATCCCGCTGCAGCAGCGGATCATGCGCGACAAGGGCTTCCAGGCCGGCGGGCAGAACATCCACTACCTGGAAAAGCGGTTGGCCGAGCGCAAGAACAAGTCGATCGCGTTGGTGTGAGGGGCTGGGATTGGGGATTGGGGATTGGGGAGTCGCAAAGGCGGAGCCCGATTTCTGATCAGTCCTGGGAGGCGCATGGTTTTGATGACGCGCCTCCACAGCCTTCCGAATACGCGCGTGGTGGGCTGAAGATCGAACCGGCAGCCGTGGTGGTTGCGCGCGATCGGCATCGCCGCCGGGTCCTGCATCAGCGCCTGGCGTAGCGGCTGGGCGGTTCGCCCACGTGGCGGCTGAAGGCGACGCTGAAGGCGCTGGTCGAGCCGTAGCCGACGCGCTGCGCCACCTCGCCCACGCTCAGGCCGTCGCGCCGCAGCAGGTCCTTGGCCACCTGCATGCGCCAGGCCAGCAGGTATTCCATCGGCGGCACGCCGACCGTGCGGGCGAAGCGGTCGAAGAACGTCGAGCGCGACAGCGCCGCCGCCTGCGCCAGTTCGCCCACCGTCCAGGCATGGTCGATGCGCGCATGGATGCGCTTAAGCGCCACCGCCAGCCGTTCGTCGCCCAGCCCACGCAGCAGGCCCGGCGGCGCGTTCCCCGCGCTGGTCCAGCGCATGGCCTCCACCAGCAGCATCTCCACCAGTCGCGACAGCATGTAGGCGTTGCCCGGCTTCGCGTCGTGGTACTCCTCGCCCACCATCTGCACCAGTTGCATCAGGCGGCCCGCGCCGCGCACGTGCACCACCGCCGGCAGCAGCGAGACCAGCAGCCCGGCCTGCGCGCTGTCGAACAGGAAGGCGCCGCCCAACGAGCGCATGTCCGGCGCGCCGTCCGGG
The Xanthomonas sp. AM6 DNA segment above includes these coding regions:
- a CDS encoding AraC family transcriptional regulator → MSDPLSDVVRLLHPRAVFANLISGKGDWAVRYAEYGQPGFCIVLEGTAVLAVDGHAPITIGAGDFVLLPATPAFTLSSLVPAPPVFIDPKLVPGGQGERRHGDPDGAPDMRSLGGAFLFDSAQAGLLVSLLPAVVHVRGAGRLMQLVQMVGEEYHDAKPGNAYMLSRLVEMLLVEAMRWTSAGNAPPGLLRGLGDERLAVALKRIHARIDHAWTVGELAQAAALSRSTFFDRFARTVGVPPMEYLLAWRMQVAKDLLRRDGLSVGEVAQRVGYGSTSAFSVAFSRHVGEPPSRYARR